The sequence CTGCCGCACTAGCTTATCACACACTAGTGGCTTATTACCCACCGTGTCAAATTGTTGGCTTATCGCCCACCCATGATCACTCTGATTCGGTTTTCTCAATGAAATCAGCGCATTGGCTTGCGACACACCAATCAGTGGCCGATCACACACCCTTTGGTGGCTTATCGCCCACCTCGCCCGTCGTAAGTTATTGATATCATGGGTTGAATCGATACTTTTCAATCCGTAACCCTTTATAATAACACAGATTTAACACCCGAGGTTCGATGGCGGCGCCCCAGATGAGCCGTTGGCGCGTGTGTTTGCGCTCTGAATTTGCTTAGAAAGATTGGTGCACTTAGATCAGCGCAGCGCCCTGCCATTGGCCGAGTCGGTCGGCCAACTTGAAATTAACCCCCTGTTTCGTATATTTACCCGGTTATGACCAAAGCGATGCACACAGCGATACTGACCACAGTGAACGCTCCGTACCAGACAATGCTGGATGCGGATCAGTTGGCTATGGCCATCGCGACGGCTGACATCAAGCTCGCTCATGTTGGGTCTTTTCTGACAGAAACCCCTGCCGCGGATCAAAAAGCGTTCGCTGGTGCCTTCGGGATTTCCGAAGAACAGCTCCACAACACGGCCACCGCATTTGCGAACTGGTCGGGCCAATCCGTGGCCCTGGCCCCCTAAAGGTGGTCCTTTGGTGGTGGCACAGCGATGATGATCCAGATCGATCACCGCGAGAGCCATGACATCGACCTGTTCCTGGATGATCGCCAACTCCTTCCGTATGTTGAGGCCACCGTTTCAGAGCGGCAGTTCATGCTTGGTGAGGCAACTTACAATGGTGACGGCACTGGCCATTTGAAAATCGCCTTTGAAGGGATCGGTGAGATCGACTTCATCGTGACGGGACACGTGACTGAGGCGCCAACATCGATCCGGACCATCGAAGGGCGCACAGTCGCCCTTGAAACCGTGCCTGAGATCATTGCCAAAAAGGTCCGTTATCGAGGGTCTCGGATCCAGCCTCGCGACATCTTTGATATTGCCGCAGCTGCGGCCACCAATGACACCACAGATGTGATCGCGGCGCTGGCCCTCATCCCTGACTATGTGCGTGAGACCATCAGCAGGATCGACGTTCTGTCGCGAGATTATGTGTCGTCGAGCATCGCTCAGCTGGCCTTACGAGAGCAAAACCAGCACTTGGTCGATAGCGCATACGACGATGCCTTGGGTCTTTTGCGCCAGGTTTGAAGGCTGAATTCAAGCCGCCACGTAAATCAAAGAGGTGTTTGGGGCGCCGTCTGCGACGGACAGCTCTCGTCGGTGGGCCGACCGGAGCCACAAGGTCTCCGCCCATTCGGGGGACGATCCTCGCCCGAGCGGCCACGACGGAGCCGCTTATGGCTGGGGATGAAATAGTCTGTATAGACTCGCACGGCCCACCCGCAATGCGATCTCTCGCTGATGCAACGAAGAAACGTTTTCGCTCCCAAACGCATGTCATTTGACTGATACGTCAGCTTTCTCAGTGCAGGTGCCATTTTCCGTACACCTGCCATTCGTCCCGGCTCAGGTGAGCGGGCGATTTGCGGACAAAGCGGACTTGTGCAGATGCGGCTATTGCTATCGCAGCATTCATTTGCTCTCGCAGCACGGGCATCGCAGCGATGCAGTGCGTCTCCTCAGAGCGGACATTGAAATCCTGCCTAAACAGCCAACTACGAAATGCTCTTTGGTTGTCAAGCTGAACAACCATCGATACGCGGAAAATGCGACCGTCGCATTCTGACTGCGGAAGGGTTAATTTCAGCTTCTCAGGGCGCTTTTCACACCCAACCCACTAGCCTTACTGCTCCTCAGGCAGTTGGGTCATTTTTGACAGGCGAAGGACGAGTTCCTTCTCAATGATGTTCGCTTCATAGGGTTTCATTTTTTTCCACCGGGCACATTCGTCCCGCGTGCGGCCGCAGCCAAGGCACCAGCCACTAGGGCCAGTAAATTCACAAACATCGATGCAGGGGCTCTTACGCTTTTTCATGAATGGCTACTATCGAGTATTTCCAGACGCACTGATTGTCATCTCAGTATCAAAACTGGGCTTTTGCGTTGGGTAGCGAAGCGCTTACGTCCGACTGGCTGACTTCCGACATGGGCTTGTGGATCTTCCAGGTCTCTCGCTCGCCGTCATTCCGATGCACTGTCACAACGGTTTCAACCGGTGGGCAATCCGGCTCGTGACACGTGAGTTCCGCTACAGACACCAGATCGTTTTCGCCCAGGCCTAGTTGCTTACTTACCCAGGCTTTGATTTCGGCAGCACGCCCTGACGACCGTTCGCGCGGTGCAAACATGTTCTTCATTTTTCGCTCCCGCCCAATCGTACCCAAAGAATGCGGCCAGACTCCTCGCCGATGAACAGCCACGCGTCCGACGTAATGGCAAGCGCCGCTATAGGAGAGCCGCTGGATCCCTTCACCACAAAGTCCTCTGCGTCTTCAGATGCCCGACCGGCCAAAACTGCCCCGTCGGCAAAGCCTGCGAGGAGCGCATCATGGCCAAGCATACCTGTCACAGCAGTGCAGACTTGCTTTCCACCATAACAACAGGTTGCGGGCGAGCGGCCCATCGGACCATCCTTGCCATCAAACGGCCAACAGATGGCTTCGTCGGCCCCAGACGTCGCCAGAAAAGGTGCGCTGCCCATCCATATGAAGTTTTTCACCTTTGCTGGATAACCAGACATTCGCATGTCTGCCTTATCGCGCAAACGCCAACCGTGCAGTGCGTTTTCGTTCATTGACGTCACGACGCATTTTCCATCGGGACTAAAAGTTACCGCCCCATGGGATCCCTTCCATTTGAGATTGGTCGATTCCCAGCGACGACTGCCGCGTTCCCAAATCGTAGCACCGCCGTAGTGACCAACGGCCAAGCGACGCCCATTTGCGTCGAAGGCCAGTCCCCCGACGGTACTTGGATGTTCGAATTTAAGCGGTTGCGTCTCGCCTTCGCTCCACACCGTAGCGGTCTTTCCGGAAGAGCAGGCGAACAGTTTTGGTCCTGCCGCCACGCAGTCTACCCAGCGGCTCCCAAAACTCGCGATCTCTTCGACTGTGCCGTCCAAAGAGGTTCTTAGAAATCGTCCATCGTCGCCGCCAGTATAGATGGAGTTCGTTTCTGGATCGGCCGTGATGCAAAGAACTGCACCGTGATGGGCTTCAAGCATCTTGGGCGGGCTGTCTGGTTCGAAGATGAGGATTGTGCCGTCACCCAGTCCAGCCGCGATGGACGAGCCCACGACAACCGAGCTTGTTACAGGCGCGCCAGTGTCCAGGCTCAGGCCTTCTCGCTCCAATTGCGTGGAAGCGAAGCAAGCCCGCCGAGGGTTGGTTCGAACGGCTTCGGCTGTCATGCCGCTCGACATGCGTTGAAGCCGTCCTCAAGACCCATGGTGTCGAGGTCACGACCGATAAAGACGATACGCGATTGGCGCGCCCCTGCAGGCCAGGACCCCATGGGTGAGCCATCCATCAGCATATGGACGCCTTGGAAGACGAAACGATCATCCTCGCCCTTGAAGTCGAGGATACCCTTCGACCGCAGAATGTCTTGCCCGCGGGTCTGCAAGAGTTGCCCGAACCACGTCTGGAACTTTTCGAGATCGAGGGGAACATCGGATGTCAGTGATACGCTTTTCACGTCATCATCGTGCTCATGGTCATGGTCCGATGTAAGGAAGTCAGGCTCGACCTCCAATACGCGATCAAGGCTGAAGGCGTTCAGTCCAATCACCTCTTCTAGATCCGCGCCGCAATGTTCGGTGCGGATAATCTTGGCGTATGGGTTGATTTTGCGGATGCGGTCTTCAACGCGGCCCAGACCATCTGCTTCAACAAGATCGGTTTTGTTCAAAAGCACGATATCCGCAAAGGCGATCTGTTCCTCAGCTTCGTGGTGCTCCCCCAACTGATCGTTGAGGTGGACGGCGTCTGCAACGGTGACGATAGCATCGAGCTTTGTCCGGTCCGCTACGTCCTGATCCACAAAAAGGTTTGCGCAACGGGCGCAGGATCAGCCAGTCCAGTCGTCTCCACGATGATCGCATCGAGTTTGTCAGCGCGTTTCATCAGCCCGCCCAGAATACGGATGAGATCGCCACGCACGGTGCAGCAGATGCACCCATTGTTCATCTCAAATACTTCTTCGTCGGCATCCACGACGAGATCATTATCGATGCCCTCTTCGCCGAACTCATTCACAATGACAGCGTATTTCTTGCCGTGACGCTCGGTCAGAATGCGGTTCAGAAGCGTGGTTTTCCCGGCCCCAAGAAAGCCAGTGAGGACGGTGACGGGAACCTGAGCAGTTTGTTCCATTGGGTATCCTTTCAATGAGAGGGCGATGTGCTGCAGTCACTGCAGCGACCGTGAAGTTCGAGAACTGAATGAATGGCGGCGAAGCCTGTTCGCTTGGACAAGCCTGCTATACTGTCTGCAAATTCGTCATCGACATGCTCGGTCACAGTTCCGCAGTCGTCGCATATGGCAAAAACCGGCGTCTTCCCGTCATGCCCGCCGCAGCAAACAGTCCAGGCATTGAGCGACTCGATTCTATGGACTTTCCCTGCATCCAGAAGCTTTTCCAGCGCACGATAAATTGTTGTCGACGCTGTCACGCCGTCATCTCGCAGCCCTTCCAAAATGTCGTAGGCTGATACCGGACGATTCTGTGCCTGCAGGTAATTGAGCACCCGGTCGGCATGGGTGACGCGCTTTGAGCGTTTCTTCACAGCATAGCCTCCTGAAACTACGGCTCTTGACGATACGTAACAAGCGCGGTTACTAAACGCAATGTTACAACGTTACATTGTGGGGGCGTTCTGGCTATGAATGCGGACAAACCGATCCTATCGATTTGCATGACATGCCGCGACGGTCGCGAAGGTGCCTGCGACTCACGTGGTGGATCTAGTTTGGCCCGTCGCGTCGCCGAAAAGCTAGCGCGAGAAAACGATCCACAGATGCGGTTACGCGGCGTGCAATGCATGAGCCAATGCAAGCGATCCTGCATCGTATCATTGGCCGCTGAGGGGCGTTTTACCTATGTGTTCGGGGAGCTTGACCCTGACGATGACACCCATGTCGACGCACTTTTCGAACTGGCATCTCGGTATTCGAAAGCGCCCGAGGGCTTTCTTGAGCGAAAGGATAGGCTTAAGCACCACTGCAAGCGAGCATACTGGGTCGACTGCCGCCGCCAAATAGCCAATCCCCACTAGTTTCAGACCTAATGCTGGCTGAGACGTGAAAGATATCGCTGAAGATATGTCTGTTTCCGGCAGTTCCGACGCGGAACTCACTTGTGGCGCGTGTCTTTCCGTCAAAGGCGCGAGTTGGTGTGCGCCTAGAAGCCGCAAACCGGTCCTGCATCCAATCAGTTTTGATCTCTCGCCCGGTCAGGTCCTCGGTATCGTTGGTCCCAACGGCGCAGGGAAGTCCACGCTACTTCGACTGCTCTACCGGTATCATCGCCCCACAAGCGGGTCGCTAAAAATTGATGACAACGATATCTGGAAGGTTTCCGCGCGAGACGCAGCGCGCAAGGTCGCAGCAGTTCTGCAAGAGCAGCCCACAGATTTTGCGCTGACTGTTCGTGAGATCGTTGCCCTCGGGCGCACGCCCCACCGGACTGGGTTTGGGGGTGCATCAGGTCAAAGGGATGCTGGCATTATCGCCGGCGCGTTCGAAAGGCTGGACCTTGGTGGTTTCGCGGAACGACATCTTGGTACGCTGTCCGGTGGAGAGCGTCAGCGTGTGATGGTAGCCCGCGCGCTTGCGCAAGAACCGCAGCTTTTAATCCTGGATGAACCCACCAACCACCTCGACATTCGGCACCAACTTGAGGTTCTGAAACTGATCCGAGACCTTCCCGTGACAATTGTCACCTCGCTGCACGATCTGAACATGGCCGCAGATGTTTGCGATCAGGTACTGCTGCTGGATGACGGAAAAGCCGTCGGTTTTGGCGCACCACAAGACGTGTTCTCCGAGATCGCGATTTCGAAGGCCTTTCACGTGACAGCTCGGCGCGAACACCTCGCGCCGAGCAATACGAAACACATGACATTCCATCTTTAAAACAGGACCAACCAGATGAAATATTTCGCATTTGGCGCAGTAGCGCTTAACCTCAGCGTGAGTATGGCCGTCGCAGACACGACCGTTCAAAGCTGTAACCGCACCGTGACCTTCGACGCGCCGCCAGAACGTGCAGTCTCCAACGATGTGAACCTGACGGAAATGATGCTCGTGCTTGGGCTAGCCGACCGTATGGTGGGCTACACGGGCATTTCCGGCTGGAAGACGCTGGATGAAGAGATGCGGGCGGGTGTAGAAGAGCTGCCTGAACTCTCTGCGAAATATCCATCGAAGGAAGTGATAATCGGCTCTGACGCCGACTTCTTCTTCGCAGGCTGGAACTACGGCATGAAGGTCGGCGGCGAGGTTACGCCTGAAACGCTCGAACCCTTCGGCGTGCAGGTCTACGAACTGACCGAGTCCTGCACCCACATCATGGATAAGGAAAAGGCCAGCATTGATGACATGTACATTGACCTTACCAACCTTGGTGCCATTTTTGGGGTCGAAGAGAAGGCTGCAGAACTGGTCGACGGCTACCGAGCAGAGCTAGCAGCCTTTACCAGTGAACTGGAAACCGGCGACCCCCTGCGCGTCTTTGTCTACGACAGCGGCGAGGATACACCCTTTACCGCGGGGCGTTACGCCATGCCAACCGCGCTGATTGAAGCTGCGGGCGGCGTAAATATCATGGACGACTTCGAAAAGAGCTGGGCGACGGTAACCTGGGAAGAAGTTGTCGAGCGGAACCCAGAGGTGATCATGATCGTCAACTACGGCGAAGTCACCGCCGAACAGAAGCGCGACTTCATGATGTCAAACCCAGCTTTCGCCAAGCTCGACGCCGTCAAGAACGACCGTTTCGTGACGCTGGAATATGTCGAGGCCACACCGGGCCCGCGCAACATTCAGGCGATCAAGACGCTCGCCGAAGCCTTCTGGGCTGAATAACCCATGAGCGAGGCCACCAGCGCTCACCCTCAGGTTCGCCCTCGCGTCGGTGTGTCATCGGTTCTGTTGGGTGCGGTTGCCCTACTGTTGGTCTCGCTGTCCTTTGCCGTATCGGTCGGGGCGGTCCCTGTCCCACTCGGAACGGTCTGGGGCATCCTTCTGAAAAAGATCAGCCCGGGACTGATCGAGCAAACCTGGAGCCAGGGGCACGAGGCCATCGTCTGGGAGATCCGCTTTCCACGGGCGATCCTTGCGATGATGGTCGGGGCGGGTCTGGCAATGGTGGGCGCAAGCCTGCAGGCCGTCACGCGCAACCCGCTCGCAGATCCGCATCTGTTGGGTATTTCCTCGGGTGGGGCTTTCGGGTCCATCCTGGCACTCCTGCACACCGGTCTGTTCATTGGCCTCCTCACCGTTCCGCTCCTGGCCTTCGTCGGGGCGCTGGGAGCAACAGCCATCGTTCTGGGCGTCTCACGTTTTGCCGACGCAATGAGCGCGGATCGCCTTGTGCTGGCCGGTGTCGCGGTATCCTTCATCATCATGGCCTGCGCCAACGTTCTGATCTTCCTCGGCGACCCCAAAGCGACCCATGTGGTTGTCTTCTGGATGCTGGGCGGGCTGGGCCTGGCACAGTGGAGCCAGCTGATTTATCCACTAGTCGTCCTTGTCGCCAGCGGCGCCTGGCTGTTGTCACGCTCCACCGAACTTAACGCCATGACCGTCGGGGATGAGACCGCCTCAACCCTCGGCATCCCCGTCGCCCGCTTCCGGCTATCCGTCTTCATTGCGGGCGCTCTGATCACCGGCGTCATGGTCGCCTTCTCGGGCATTATCGGATTTGTCGGCTTGATGGTCCCCCATGTGGCCCGAATGTTGGTCGGCGGTGATTACCGACGGGTACTCCCCGCTTCAGCATTTCTCGGTGCGATCTTCCTCCTCTGGGCGGATATCACAGCCCGTACCATTATGGCCCCGGAAGACATGCCAATCGGCATCGTTACCGGCCTCGTCGGTGGAATCTTCTTTGTTTGGCTTCTAAGCCGACGTCAGGCGTAGCGTGTTGCAAAATTAGGCTGATGCAGACACCAAACACGCAATCACTTGAGACTGAACGTCTGCGCCTTCGACATTGGGACATCAGTGATATTAGTCAAATTCACCTGTTGCTGGCTGACCCAGACGTCATGCAGTTCAGTGAAAACGGCGCGCTGAACGAGCACGATCAGATGACGTGGTTGCAACGTGCCACAACGCGACAGCCCAAAAGTGCTTTGCCCGGCTGTCTTGCAATTGAACAAAGGAATGACAACCAAGTGATCGGCTACGTCAGCTTAACCCAGGATCTTGCGAGAGTTCAAACGGGCGACGCCGAAATCGGTTTTCGATTGTTAAAGAGTGTTTGGGGTCGAGGATATGCAACTGAAGCCGCACATCGATTGATTTGCGCAACACAACTGAGCGGTAGCTTTGAGCGTATCGTTGGCATTGTCGATCCGGCAACTGTCTAGCCCC comes from Yoonia sp. GPGPB17 and encodes:
- a CDS encoding DUF1289 domain-containing protein, with translation MKKRKSPCIDVCEFTGPSGWCLGCGRTRDECARWKKMKPYEANIIEKELVLRLSKMTQLPEEQ
- a CDS encoding WD40 repeat domain-containing protein, whose protein sequence is MSSGMTAEAVRTNPRRACFASTQLEREGLSLDTGAPVTSSVVVGSSIAAGLGDGTILIFEPDSPPKMLEAHHGAVLCITADPETNSIYTGGDDGRFLRTSLDGTVEEIASFGSRWVDCVAAGPKLFACSSGKTATVWSEGETQPLKFEHPSTVGGLAFDANGRRLAVGHYGGATIWERGSRRWESTNLKWKGSHGAVTFSPDGKCVVTSMNENALHGWRLRDKADMRMSGYPAKVKNFIWMGSAPFLATSGADEAICWPFDGKDGPMGRSPATCCYGGKQVCTAVTGMLGHDALLAGFADGAVLAGRASEDAEDFVVKGSSGSPIAALAITSDAWLFIGEESGRILWVRLGGSEK
- a CDS encoding CobW family GTP-binding protein; protein product: MDQDVADRTKLDAIVTVADAVHLNDQLGEHHEAEEQIAFADIVLLNKTDLVEADGLGRVEDRIRKINPYAKIIRTEHCGADLEEVIGLNAFSLDRVLEVEPDFLTSDHDHEHDDDVKSVSLTSDVPLDLEKFQTWFGQLLQTRGQDILRSKGILDFKGEDDRFVFQGVHMLMDGSPMGSWPAGARQSRIVFIGRDLDTMGLEDGFNACRAA
- a CDS encoding CobW family GTP-binding protein — its product is MEQTAQVPVTVLTGFLGAGKTTLLNRILTERHGKKYAVIVNEFGEEGIDNDLVVDADEEVFEMNNGCICCTVRGDLIRILGGLMKRADKLDAIIVETTGLADPAPVAQTFLWIRT
- a CDS encoding Fur family transcriptional regulator, producing MKKRSKRVTHADRVLNYLQAQNRPVSAYDILEGLRDDGVTASTTIYRALEKLLDAGKVHRIESLNAWTVCCGGHDGKTPVFAICDDCGTVTEHVDDEFADSIAGLSKRTGFAAIHSVLELHGRCSDCSTSPSH
- a CDS encoding DUF1636 family protein, with product MTCRDGREGACDSRGGSSLARRVAEKLARENDPQMRLRGVQCMSQCKRSCIVSLAAEGRFTYVFGELDPDDDTHVDALFELASRYSKAPEGFLERKDRLKHHCKRAYWVDCRRQIANPH
- a CDS encoding ABC transporter ATP-binding protein; this encodes MSVSGSSDAELTCGACLSVKGASWCAPRSRKPVLHPISFDLSPGQVLGIVGPNGAGKSTLLRLLYRYHRPTSGSLKIDDNDIWKVSARDAARKVAAVLQEQPTDFALTVREIVALGRTPHRTGFGGASGQRDAGIIAGAFERLDLGGFAERHLGTLSGGERQRVMVARALAQEPQLLILDEPTNHLDIRHQLEVLKLIRDLPVTIVTSLHDLNMAADVCDQVLLLDDGKAVGFGAPQDVFSEIAISKAFHVTARREHLAPSNTKHMTFHL
- a CDS encoding ABC transporter substrate-binding protein — translated: MKYFAFGAVALNLSVSMAVADTTVQSCNRTVTFDAPPERAVSNDVNLTEMMLVLGLADRMVGYTGISGWKTLDEEMRAGVEELPELSAKYPSKEVIIGSDADFFFAGWNYGMKVGGEVTPETLEPFGVQVYELTESCTHIMDKEKASIDDMYIDLTNLGAIFGVEEKAAELVDGYRAELAAFTSELETGDPLRVFVYDSGEDTPFTAGRYAMPTALIEAAGGVNIMDDFEKSWATVTWEEVVERNPEVIMIVNYGEVTAEQKRDFMMSNPAFAKLDAVKNDRFVTLEYVEATPGPRNIQAIKTLAEAFWAE
- a CDS encoding FecCD family ABC transporter permease, with the protein product MSEATSAHPQVRPRVGVSSVLLGAVALLLVSLSFAVSVGAVPVPLGTVWGILLKKISPGLIEQTWSQGHEAIVWEIRFPRAILAMMVGAGLAMVGASLQAVTRNPLADPHLLGISSGGAFGSILALLHTGLFIGLLTVPLLAFVGALGATAIVLGVSRFADAMSADRLVLAGVAVSFIIMACANVLIFLGDPKATHVVVFWMLGGLGLAQWSQLIYPLVVLVASGAWLLSRSTELNAMTVGDETASTLGIPVARFRLSVFIAGALITGVMVAFSGIIGFVGLMVPHVARMLVGGDYRRVLPASAFLGAIFLLWADITARTIMAPEDMPIGIVTGLVGGIFFVWLLSRRQA
- a CDS encoding GNAT family N-acetyltransferase, with amino-acid sequence MQTPNTQSLETERLRLRHWDISDISQIHLLLADPDVMQFSENGALNEHDQMTWLQRATTRQPKSALPGCLAIEQRNDNQVIGYVSLTQDLARVQTGDAEIGFRLLKSVWGRGYATEAAHRLICATQLSGSFERIVGIVDPATV